In the genome of Chitinivorax tropicus, one region contains:
- the dcd gene encoding dCTP deaminase encodes MSIKSDKWIRRMAEQHGMIEPFEPNLIREANGQKIVSYGTSSYGYDIRCADEFKVFTNINSTIVDPKNFDPNSFVEFKGNSCIIPPNSFALARTVEYFRIPRSVLTVCLGKSTYARCGIIVNVTPFEPEWEGHVTLEFSNTTPLPARIYANEGVAQVLFFESDEICEVSYKDRSGKYQGQKGVTLPKI; translated from the coding sequence ATGTCCATCAAATCAGACAAATGGATTCGCCGCATGGCTGAACAGCATGGCATGATCGAGCCATTCGAGCCCAATCTGATCCGTGAGGCGAATGGGCAGAAGATCGTTTCCTATGGCACATCCAGCTATGGCTACGACATCCGCTGTGCCGACGAATTCAAAGTCTTCACCAATATCAACAGCACCATCGTTGATCCGAAAAATTTCGATCCGAACTCATTTGTCGAATTCAAAGGGAATTCCTGCATCATTCCACCGAATTCGTTCGCACTGGCCCGGACGGTCGAATATTTTCGCATCCCCCGCTCTGTGCTGACCGTTTGCCTGGGTAAATCCACCTACGCACGCTGCGGTATCATCGTCAACGTAACGCCATTCGAGCCGGAATGGGAAGGCCACGTCACACTGGAATTTTCCAATACCACGCCTCTGCCAGCACGCATCTATGCCAATGAAGGGGTAGCCCAGGTGTTGTTCTTCGAGTCCGATGAAATCTGTGAAGTGTCTTATAAAGACCGTAGTGGCAAATATCAGGGGCAAAAGGGTGTCACTTTGCCAAAAATCTAG
- the apbC gene encoding iron-sulfur cluster carrier protein ApbC: MSTLEQAIRDRLAKLIDPNTGKDFVTEKSLRQIQIQGDRTTISIDLPYPARSQHAALTALIADSVNDLAGIGQLDIQIQSTIVSHSVQRGIPLLSGVKNIIAVASGKGGVGKSTTAVNLALALAAEGARVGLLDADIYGPSQPTMMGCAQQRPDSPDGKTMTPIEHHGVQTMSIGYLIDPEQPMVWRGPMVTQALTQLLNETRWDNLDYLIIDLPPGTGDIQLTLSQKIPVTGAVIVTTPQDIALLDARKGLKMFEKVGVPILGIVENMSMHICSQCGHAEPIFGEGGGARMSTDYHIELLGQLPLDISIRLATDAGRPSVVADPEGKVATIYKQIARRIAVKIGEKSQDFSAKFPKIVIQNT, translated from the coding sequence ATGAGCACACTCGAACAAGCCATCCGCGACCGCCTTGCCAAACTGATCGACCCCAATACCGGCAAGGATTTCGTCACTGAAAAATCACTCAGGCAGATCCAGATCCAAGGTGACAGAACCACCATCAGCATCGACCTGCCCTACCCTGCCCGCTCCCAGCATGCCGCGCTGACCGCGCTCATTGCCGACAGCGTGAATGATCTGGCGGGCATTGGTCAGCTGGACATCCAGATCCAATCCACCATCGTGTCACACAGCGTGCAGCGGGGCATTCCGCTGTTGAGCGGCGTCAAGAACATCATTGCTGTCGCCTCGGGCAAAGGCGGTGTCGGCAAATCCACCACTGCAGTCAATCTGGCCCTGGCTCTGGCAGCAGAAGGCGCGCGGGTCGGCTTGCTCGACGCCGACATCTACGGCCCCTCCCAGCCCACCATGATGGGGTGCGCGCAGCAGCGGCCCGACTCCCCCGACGGCAAAACCATGACGCCGATCGAGCATCATGGCGTGCAAACCATGTCGATCGGCTACCTGATCGACCCGGAGCAACCCATGGTCTGGCGCGGCCCCATGGTGACCCAAGCGCTGACTCAGCTGCTGAACGAAACCCGCTGGGACAATCTCGATTATCTGATCATCGATCTGCCCCCAGGTACTGGCGACATTCAATTGACCTTGTCACAGAAAATCCCGGTCACCGGTGCGGTCATCGTCACCACCCCGCAGGACATCGCCCTGTTGGACGCGCGCAAAGGACTCAAGATGTTCGAGAAAGTGGGCGTACCCATTCTGGGGATTGTCGAAAACATGAGCATGCATATCTGCTCCCAATGTGGCCATGCCGAGCCGATCTTCGGTGAAGGGGGCGGTGCCAGAATGAGCACGGATTACCATATCGAGCTACTGGGCCAATTGCCGTTGGATATCAGCATCCGCCTGGCGACCGATGCCGGCAGACCCAGCGTGGTGGCCGATCCGGAAGGGAAGGTGGCGACGATCTACAAGCAGATCGCGCGTCGCATTGCCGTCAAGATCGGTGAAAAGTCCCAGGACTTTTCAGCCAAATTCCCCAAAATCGTCATCCAGAACACCTGA
- a CDS encoding 7TM-DISM domain-containing protein → MLKLLCHILIVSLLCLVGSALQAEGVRITRQTLMHELNRDITYLIDQEGQLTLDQIRSPTLQSQFKPMPDTGPAFGYTHATYWFKLTLLNATDTTDWLISLDLPALDYIDFYAPAQHPGQPYLHQQSGDRLPFFERPLATRDHVFPITVPNNQPITLYWRVNTSSSMTVPAVLWAPSSYARNSESAHLFYGLYFGFLFALAAYNLVLYLSRIHISYLFYVVSVVGIGLWQLTHSGLAFRYLWPDALYLQHVAVNLFAAGGMAGLGLFTLYFLKVKVIAHRLHAALWLIVIACTLSMLAAAGNVVDQVLLSRINTLLALTNAVLCIAAGIICWRRGQHIARFLVFSQCVWLSALLITALRAAGLVNVEFLSLYATHLSIPIETLLLAIALSDRYRQMHHQREAAKELALHTLRSTERMLEQRVEERTEALLQTNKKLEEANQELDRLNHEKTELLRIAAHDLKNPVSQLRAASDLLRQKIAYWPLNKSVAMLGNMHQSAVRMTDIITKLLDLDAIESGKLSVNAVRVDWCESVRNVLDEVGEWAASKQIQLQPELPPQADIWADAELVYQIDENLISNAIKFSPPGSVITIKLSCNAEVAKLEVEDQGPGIREDDMSQLFRSFAKLSARPTGGEHSTGLGLSIVKRLTTSMSGQVWYEQPTQGGARFCVTLPLPSHPQPEPAAQPS, encoded by the coding sequence GTGTTGAAACTACTCTGCCACATATTGATCGTGTCTTTGCTGTGTCTGGTTGGGTCTGCGCTCCAAGCTGAAGGGGTACGGATCACCCGTCAGACACTGATGCATGAACTGAATCGGGACATCACCTATCTGATCGATCAAGAAGGGCAGCTTACCCTCGACCAGATCCGCAGCCCCACCCTGCAGTCACAGTTCAAGCCCATGCCGGACACAGGTCCGGCGTTTGGCTACACACATGCCACATACTGGTTCAAGCTCACTTTACTCAATGCCACCGATACCACGGATTGGCTGATCAGCTTGGATCTACCGGCACTGGACTACATCGACTTCTACGCCCCCGCCCAACACCCAGGCCAACCCTATCTGCACCAACAGTCTGGTGACAGATTGCCCTTTTTCGAGCGGCCTTTGGCAACGCGTGATCATGTATTTCCCATCACCGTGCCAAACAATCAACCCATCACCCTGTATTGGCGCGTCAACACATCCAGCAGCATGACCGTGCCAGCTGTTTTATGGGCGCCATCCAGTTATGCCAGAAACAGTGAATCCGCCCATTTGTTCTATGGCCTCTACTTCGGATTTCTGTTCGCCTTGGCTGCGTACAATCTGGTGCTGTATCTATCGCGGATTCACATCAGTTATCTTTTCTATGTCGTCTCGGTGGTGGGCATCGGCCTATGGCAGTTGACACACAGCGGTCTGGCCTTTCGATACCTGTGGCCTGATGCGCTTTATCTGCAGCATGTCGCGGTCAACCTGTTTGCCGCTGGTGGCATGGCAGGGCTTGGGCTGTTCACCTTGTATTTCCTGAAAGTCAAAGTCATTGCGCATCGCCTCCACGCTGCCTTATGGCTCATTGTGATCGCCTGCACGCTCTCGATGCTGGCAGCAGCTGGCAATGTAGTCGATCAGGTGCTGCTGTCACGCATCAACACGCTACTGGCCCTGACCAATGCTGTGCTGTGCATCGCTGCCGGAATCATCTGCTGGCGGAGAGGTCAACACATTGCGCGTTTTCTGGTGTTCTCGCAGTGCGTCTGGCTTTCTGCGCTACTGATCACCGCATTACGTGCTGCAGGTCTGGTCAATGTCGAATTCCTGAGCCTCTACGCAACCCACCTGTCCATTCCCATTGAAACCTTGCTCCTGGCGATTGCCCTGTCTGATCGCTACCGGCAGATGCATCACCAGAGAGAGGCCGCCAAGGAATTGGCCCTGCACACCTTGCGTTCGACCGAGCGCATGCTGGAGCAGCGCGTCGAGGAGCGAACCGAGGCACTGTTGCAGACCAACAAGAAACTGGAGGAGGCCAATCAGGAATTGGATCGGTTGAATCATGAGAAAACCGAATTGTTGCGTATTGCTGCACACGATCTGAAGAACCCAGTCAGCCAGCTTCGTGCCGCCTCGGACCTGCTCCGACAGAAAATCGCCTATTGGCCACTCAACAAGTCAGTGGCCATGCTTGGCAACATGCACCAATCAGCGGTGCGGATGACGGACATCATCACCAAGCTGCTGGATCTAGACGCCATCGAGTCCGGCAAGCTCTCGGTGAATGCTGTCCGGGTGGATTGGTGCGAGAGTGTGCGCAACGTGCTGGATGAGGTCGGTGAATGGGCTGCCAGCAAACAGATCCAGCTGCAACCCGAGCTGCCACCCCAAGCCGACATCTGGGCCGATGCCGAGCTGGTGTACCAGATCGATGAAAACCTGATTTCCAACGCCATCAAATTTTCACCACCAGGCAGTGTGATCACCATCAAGCTGAGCTGCAATGCCGAAGTCGCCAAACTGGAGGTGGAAGACCAAGGGCCAGGGATTCGGGAAGACGACATGTCGCAGTTGTTCCGCTCTTTTGCCAAGCTCTCGGCCCGCCCGACCGGCGGTGAGCACTCCACTGGTTTAGGCTTGTCAATCGTGAAGCGGTTGACGACATCCATGTCGGGACAGGTCTGGTATGAACAGCCAACCCAGGGTGGCGCCAGGTTCTGCGTCACCCTGCCGCTGCCATCGCACCCCCAGCCGGAGCCCGCCGCCCAACCATCATAA
- the dapE gene encoding succinyl-diaminopimelate desuccinylase: MNQDPTLLLTEQLISLPSNTPHDAGCQDIMIERLERLGFAIERMRFGDVDNFWARLGTESPVVCFAGHTDVVPTGPLDQWHSDPFMPTIKEGMLFGRGAADMKASLAAFVTAIESFLAEHKRPVGSIALLITSDEEGPSINGTVKVVETLAARGETIDCCVVGEPTSSERFGDVIKNGRRGSLSGRLIVKGIQGHIAYPHLAKNPIHLLAPALAELAATEWDHGNEYFPPTTWQVSNIHAGTGANNVIPGKCELLFNFRFSTENTEQSLKEKVRAILDQHQLDYHIEWTLSGNPFLTARGPLVQALAASIESICGFQPELSTTGGTSDGRFIAQICPQVVEFGPINATIHKLNECVAVDDLPKLSAVYHGVLERMLT, translated from the coding sequence ATGAATCAAGACCCCACCCTGCTGCTGACTGAACAACTGATCTCATTACCCTCCAATACGCCCCATGATGCAGGATGCCAGGACATCATGATCGAGCGCCTGGAGAGACTGGGCTTCGCCATTGAGCGCATGCGCTTTGGTGACGTTGACAATTTCTGGGCGCGTCTGGGCACCGAAAGCCCTGTCGTCTGCTTTGCCGGCCACACGGACGTCGTCCCGACCGGCCCGCTAGATCAATGGCATAGCGACCCCTTCATGCCCACGATCAAAGAAGGCATGCTGTTCGGGCGTGGCGCCGCCGACATGAAAGCCTCACTGGCGGCCTTCGTCACCGCCATCGAGTCTTTTCTGGCTGAGCACAAGCGCCCAGTTGGCTCCATTGCCCTATTGATCACCTCTGACGAGGAAGGCCCGTCGATCAACGGCACGGTCAAGGTCGTCGAGACCCTGGCGGCCCGTGGAGAAACCATCGATTGCTGTGTGGTGGGCGAGCCCACCTCAAGCGAGCGGTTTGGCGATGTCATCAAGAATGGGCGCCGAGGCTCACTATCCGGTCGATTGATCGTGAAAGGCATTCAAGGGCATATTGCCTACCCTCACTTGGCCAAGAACCCCATCCACCTGCTTGCCCCTGCGCTGGCCGAGCTTGCTGCGACCGAGTGGGATCACGGCAATGAGTATTTCCCACCGACTACTTGGCAGGTTTCCAACATCCACGCAGGAACCGGCGCCAACAATGTGATTCCAGGCAAGTGTGAACTGCTGTTCAATTTCCGCTTTTCGACTGAGAACACCGAACAGTCGCTCAAGGAAAAGGTACGCGCGATTCTGGACCAGCATCAACTGGACTACCACATCGAGTGGACATTGTCAGGCAATCCGTTTCTCACCGCACGTGGCCCGTTGGTACAAGCGCTGGCGGCATCGATCGAATCCATCTGTGGCTTTCAACCTGAGCTCTCCACCACCGGCGGCACCTCCGATGGTCGATTCATCGCTCAGATCTGTCCGCAGGTCGTGGAATTTGGCCCGATCAATGCGACCATCCACAAGTTGAATGAGTGTGTGGCCGTTGACGATCTGCCCAAGCTGTCTGCGGTCTACCATGGCGTCCTGGAGCGCATGCTGACCTGA
- a CDS encoding ArsC family reductase, giving the protein MKIYGIPNCNTVKKAREWLISNQIDIPFHDFKKSGVDETLLNDWLKQVSWEKLVNRQGTTWRQLSDEDKAAIVDNASAIQLMLAKSSVIKRPVLEVDGKVYLGFDEAIYQQVFNK; this is encoded by the coding sequence ATGAAAATCTACGGCATTCCCAACTGCAATACCGTCAAAAAAGCCCGCGAATGGCTCATATCCAACCAAATTGACATCCCATTTCATGATTTCAAGAAATCCGGTGTCGATGAAACTTTGCTGAACGACTGGCTGAAGCAGGTCAGCTGGGAAAAGCTGGTGAATCGCCAGGGTACCACCTGGCGGCAACTGTCGGACGAAGACAAAGCCGCCATCGTGGACAATGCCAGCGCGATTCAATTGATGCTTGCCAAGTCCTCCGTGATCAAGCGCCCCGTACTGGAGGTCGATGGCAAGGTCTATCTTGGATTTGACGAGGCAATTTACCAGCAGGTGTTCAACAAATGA
- a CDS encoding PilT/PilU family type 4a pilus ATPase — translation MDLTPLFKLMAEKHASDLFFTAGAPIQIKIQGVIVPVNQQVLSAEQVKQCAYSIMNAEKIARFEAEWEMNFGIPIPDVGSFRVNIFRQRGACAIVIRYIKASPPKLGELGVPDVLGDLCMLKRGLILMVGATGSGKSSTLAAMLNYRNETSPGHILTVEDPIEFQHRHKKSIVNQREVGIDTKTYADALKNAMREAPDVLMIGEIRDKETLSQALTYAQSGHLCLSTLHANNSYHTMNRIINFFPEDARPGLLLDLSTSLRAVISQRLVRGIDGKLLPAVEVLLNSNRVAELIRNGEVNEIKEAMENSLHQGSQTFEQALYRLYKEGKITLDEAMLHADSPTNLHWLVSHGEVVDEGSAKGDSSKKDNKDGSDQPQVSFNIDLIDTPH, via the coding sequence ATGGATCTCACCCCGTTATTCAAATTAATGGCCGAAAAACACGCATCTGATCTGTTTTTTACTGCAGGGGCGCCAATTCAGATCAAGATCCAGGGCGTGATCGTGCCGGTGAATCAACAGGTGCTGAGCGCCGAGCAGGTGAAACAGTGCGCTTACAGCATCATGAATGCGGAGAAGATCGCTCGCTTCGAGGCAGAGTGGGAGATGAACTTTGGCATCCCCATCCCTGATGTCGGCAGCTTCCGGGTCAATATCTTCCGGCAACGCGGCGCCTGTGCCATCGTCATCCGTTACATCAAGGCCAGCCCGCCCAAGCTGGGTGAGCTGGGCGTACCGGATGTGTTGGGTGATCTGTGCATGCTCAAGCGCGGGCTGATCCTGATGGTGGGGGCTACGGGCTCCGGTAAGTCATCCACGCTCGCCGCCATGTTGAATTATCGGAACGAAACCTCGCCTGGGCACATCCTGACAGTTGAAGACCCTATCGAATTCCAGCACCGGCACAAAAAGTCGATCGTCAACCAGCGTGAAGTCGGCATCGACACCAAAACCTATGCAGATGCGCTCAAGAATGCAATGCGCGAAGCGCCGGACGTGTTGATGATCGGGGAGATCCGTGACAAGGAAACGCTCTCGCAGGCGTTGACCTACGCGCAGTCTGGCCATTTGTGCCTATCGACGCTGCATGCAAACAACAGCTACCACACGATGAACCGCATCATCAACTTCTTCCCAGAAGATGCGCGGCCCGGGTTGTTGCTGGATTTATCGACATCACTGCGCGCTGTAATCTCACAACGCCTGGTCCGTGGCATCGACGGCAAGTTGCTCCCAGCGGTCGAGGTGTTGTTAAATTCGAACCGCGTCGCAGAATTGATCCGCAATGGCGAGGTCAACGAGATCAAAGAGGCCATGGAAAATTCGTTACACCAGGGCTCCCAGACCTTTGAGCAGGCATTGTACCGTTTGTACAAAGAGGGCAAGATCACGCTCGACGAGGCCATGCTACATGCCGATTCACCAACCAACCTGCACTGGCTGGTCAGCCACGGCGAGGTGGTGGATGAAGGTAGCGCAAAAGGCGATTCATCGAAAAAAGACAACAAGGATGGGTCCGACCAACCACAGGTCAGTTTCAATATCGATCTGATCGACACACCGCATTGA
- a CDS encoding long-chain-fatty-acid--CoA ligase, giving the protein MEKIWLKHYQTGVPAEIDLNEFKNVGEVFEKSAERFANRPAFSCMGKTLTYREIDQLTQQFGSYLQNTLGLAKGSRVAVMMPNLLQYPIVVFGALRAGMTVVNVNPLYTPRELEHQLNDSGAETIVIIENFANVLQQVIKRTAIKQVITTRIGDLLGFPKSLLVNFVVKHVKKMVPDFMLPGSIGFNAALAQGARQPLNAAGVTHDDLAFLQYTGGTTGVSKGAMLTHRNIIANMQQAHAWIKPSLVDGAEVVVAPLPLYHIFALTANCMVFTKVGGHTILITNPRDIPGFVKELAKYPVTAMTGLNTLFNALLNNPDFAKLNFKTWKLVLGGGMATQKAVAERWRQTTGVPLIEAYGLTETSPAACINPLSNTEFTGSIGLPLSSTECSVRDENGQEVAIGESGELWVRGPQVMKGYWNRPEESAKVLKGDGWLATGDMAVMSDQGFLKLVDRKKDMVLVSGFNVYPNEIEEVIASLTGVMEVACIGVPDEKSGEAVKVFVVKKDQALTEKDIIEHCKKNLTGYKVPRHVEFRTELPKTNVGKILRRALRDEEMKKQPA; this is encoded by the coding sequence ATGGAAAAAATCTGGTTGAAACACTACCAAACCGGCGTTCCGGCAGAAATCGATCTGAACGAGTTCAAGAATGTCGGGGAAGTGTTCGAAAAGAGCGCAGAGCGGTTTGCCAATCGACCTGCTTTTTCATGCATGGGCAAGACACTCACTTACCGCGAGATTGATCAACTCACACAACAGTTTGGATCCTACCTGCAAAATACATTGGGTCTGGCGAAAGGCTCTCGCGTCGCGGTCATGATGCCAAATTTGTTGCAATATCCGATCGTTGTGTTCGGTGCGCTACGAGCCGGCATGACCGTTGTCAATGTCAACCCGCTGTATACCCCGCGAGAGCTGGAGCACCAGCTCAATGACTCTGGCGCGGAAACCATCGTCATCATTGAAAATTTTGCCAATGTGCTGCAGCAGGTAATCAAACGCACTGCCATCAAGCAGGTCATCACCACGCGCATTGGCGATCTGCTTGGTTTTCCAAAGTCACTGCTCGTGAATTTCGTCGTGAAGCACGTGAAGAAGATGGTGCCGGATTTCATGCTTCCCGGCTCAATCGGCTTCAATGCTGCGCTGGCCCAGGGTGCCCGTCAGCCGCTGAATGCAGCAGGGGTCACCCATGATGATCTTGCATTCCTGCAATACACGGGCGGCACGACAGGGGTATCCAAAGGCGCTATGCTGACGCATCGCAATATCATCGCGAATATGCAGCAGGCCCATGCCTGGATCAAGCCCTCGCTGGTGGACGGCGCGGAGGTGGTGGTTGCGCCATTACCGCTCTATCACATCTTTGCGCTGACCGCGAATTGCATGGTATTCACCAAGGTAGGCGGGCATACCATCCTCATCACCAATCCACGAGATATCCCAGGCTTTGTGAAAGAGCTGGCCAAGTATCCGGTCACAGCGATGACCGGCTTGAATACGCTATTCAATGCACTGCTCAACAACCCTGACTTTGCCAAGCTCAATTTCAAGACCTGGAAGCTGGTACTAGGCGGGGGCATGGCAACCCAGAAGGCCGTGGCGGAGCGCTGGCGGCAGACCACCGGGGTGCCGCTGATCGAAGCCTATGGCTTGACCGAAACCTCGCCTGCTGCTTGCATCAACCCATTGAGCAACACCGAATTCACCGGCAGCATCGGGCTGCCGCTGTCATCGACCGAATGCTCTGTCCGCGATGAGAATGGCCAAGAGGTTGCCATTGGCGAATCCGGTGAGTTATGGGTGCGCGGCCCTCAGGTCATGAAAGGCTACTGGAACCGTCCGGAGGAATCCGCCAAGGTGCTGAAGGGCGATGGTTGGCTTGCAACAGGCGACATGGCGGTCATGAGCGACCAGGGCTTCTTGAAGCTGGTGGATCGCAAAAAGGACATGGTGTTGGTGTCTGGTTTCAACGTCTACCCAAATGAAATCGAAGAGGTCATCGCATCCCTGACTGGTGTGATGGAGGTGGCCTGCATCGGCGTACCAGACGAGAAGTCAGGTGAGGCGGTCAAGGTATTCGTGGTCAAGAAAGATCAGGCTCTGACCGAAAAAGACATCATCGAGCACTGTAAGAAGAACTTGACTGGTTACAAAGTGCCCCGCCATGTGGAATTCCGCACTGAACTCCCCAAGACCAATGTAGGCAAGATTCTACGCCGCGCATTGCGGGATGAGGAGATGAAGAAACAGCCTGCTTGA